A single Cellulomonas sp. SLBN-39 DNA region contains:
- a CDS encoding ABC transporter permease subunit: protein MTTSTLTSPARVRAGAPARPGVTPLRVLTSEWIKFRTLRSTAWTLAGAVLAMTAIAVMLALVSTSVPEAAETSGMSNLVVLTGGVQVAQLALVVLGVLVITGEYSTGMVRSTFAAVPSRLPVLGAKAVVTAIAAAVVTVLGLALAWVATLPFDGVAPLDLGDAGTVRVLGGTVLYLATLTLLALTVGALVRHSAGAIAIVMGLLLVVEPVLYIVPNRITATIGAFLPSTAGSRIMTDPDMLEATRGMNDAPFLTAWQGYGVLLAWVVVLGTLAAVLLRRRDA from the coding sequence ATGACCACGTCCACCCTCACCTCCCCCGCCCGCGTGCGCGCCGGCGCCCCCGCCCGCCCGGGCGTCACGCCGCTGCGCGTGCTGACCTCGGAGTGGATCAAGTTCCGCACCCTCCGCTCGACCGCGTGGACGCTGGCGGGTGCGGTGCTCGCGATGACCGCGATCGCCGTGATGCTGGCCCTGGTGTCGACGTCGGTCCCCGAGGCCGCCGAGACCAGCGGGATGAGCAACCTCGTGGTCCTGACGGGCGGGGTCCAGGTCGCCCAGCTCGCCCTCGTCGTGCTCGGCGTGCTCGTGATCACCGGTGAGTACTCGACCGGGATGGTGCGCTCCACGTTCGCCGCGGTGCCGTCCCGCCTGCCCGTGCTCGGAGCCAAGGCGGTGGTCACCGCGATCGCCGCGGCGGTCGTCACGGTCCTGGGCCTCGCGCTCGCGTGGGTCGCGACGCTGCCGTTCGACGGCGTCGCACCGCTGGACCTCGGCGACGCCGGGACGGTCCGGGTGCTCGGCGGCACCGTGCTCTACCTCGCCACGCTCACGCTCCTGGCGCTGACGGTCGGCGCGCTCGTGCGGCACTCGGCGGGTGCCATCGCCATCGTGATGGGGCTGCTGCTCGTCGTCGAGCCCGTGCTGTACATCGTCCCGAACCGCATCACCGCGACCATCGGGGCGTTCCTGCCGTCGACGGCCGGCTCGCGGATCATGACGGACCCCGACATGCTCGAGGCGACGCGGGGCATGAACGACGCACCGTTCCTCACCGCCTGGCAGGGGTACGGCGTCCTCCTCGCGTGGGTCGTCGTGCTGGGCACGCTCGCCGCGGTCCTGCTCCGACGCCGCGACGCGTGA
- a CDS encoding SWIM zinc finger family protein — protein sequence MDQRWSAEQVVALAPDASSAKAGHKLASPGPWSSTGASTRPAALWGLCQGSGKTPYATVVDLAAPAYKCSCPSRKFPCKHALGLLLLWSAGHVPDVAEPAEHAAAWLAARADRADRATAAPAQSPSDPQAAARRAAARARRVGEGVADLERWLHDQVEHGVAGADRGGYGPYEQVAARLVDAQAPGLAEAVRRLPAVAASGEGWPARLLDELAMLHLLVRAHGRLDALDPGLAAVVRRRVGEATRTQDVLAAPPARDRWQVLATRDGADGRVRFRRVHVRGERTGRDLTVVAFAASGQPLEVPLLVGTTVDADLHVHPGDPTRAVVGARHGEPETLGPVTGVPLDTAERAWSQALTADPWCTAAPVVVDGLVPVPGPGGGEDGWSVVGVDAGSLPLVPSPRLWRLLAVSGGRPVTVVGDRGPAGLDALAAWDGTGLVAL from the coding sequence GTGGATCAGAGGTGGTCGGCCGAGCAGGTCGTCGCGCTCGCCCCCGACGCGTCGTCGGCGAAGGCGGGGCACAAGCTGGCGAGCCCCGGGCCGTGGTCGAGCACCGGGGCGAGCACCCGCCCGGCCGCGCTGTGGGGTCTGTGCCAGGGCTCGGGCAAGACGCCCTACGCGACGGTCGTCGACCTCGCCGCCCCCGCGTACAAGTGCTCGTGCCCGAGCCGGAAGTTCCCGTGCAAGCACGCCCTCGGGCTGCTGCTGCTCTGGTCGGCCGGCCACGTGCCCGACGTCGCCGAGCCCGCCGAGCACGCCGCCGCCTGGCTCGCGGCACGTGCCGACCGGGCGGACCGGGCCACGGCCGCCCCGGCCCAGTCCCCGTCGGACCCCCAGGCCGCCGCCCGGCGGGCCGCCGCGCGCGCCCGTCGTGTCGGCGAGGGCGTCGCGGACCTCGAGCGGTGGCTGCACGACCAGGTCGAGCACGGCGTCGCCGGGGCCGACCGCGGGGGCTACGGGCCGTACGAGCAGGTTGCCGCGCGCCTCGTCGATGCGCAGGCACCCGGCCTGGCCGAGGCCGTGCGCCGCCTGCCCGCCGTCGCGGCGAGCGGCGAGGGCTGGCCCGCCCGCCTGCTCGACGAGCTCGCGATGCTGCACCTGCTCGTCCGTGCCCACGGACGGCTCGACGCGCTCGACCCCGGGCTCGCGGCGGTCGTGCGCCGCCGCGTCGGCGAGGCGACCCGCACCCAGGACGTGCTCGCGGCACCGCCCGCGCGGGACCGCTGGCAGGTGCTCGCGACCCGCGACGGTGCGGACGGGAGGGTGCGGTTCCGCCGCGTCCACGTGCGCGGCGAGCGCACCGGCCGCGACCTCACCGTCGTCGCCTTCGCCGCGTCCGGCCAGCCGCTGGAGGTCCCGCTGCTCGTCGGCACGACCGTCGACGCCGACCTGCACGTCCACCCCGGCGACCCGACCCGTGCGGTCGTCGGCGCGCGGCACGGTGAGCCCGAGACGCTCGGCCCCGTGACGGGCGTGCCGCTGGACACGGCGGAACGCGCCTGGTCGCAGGCGCTGACGGCCGACCCGTGGTGCACCGCGGCGCCGGTGGTCGTCGACGGCCTCGTCCCGGTGCCCGGACCCGGCGGCGGCGAGGACGGCTGGTCCGTCGTGGGCGTGGACGCCGGCAGCCTCCCGCTCGTGCCGTCACCCCGGCTGTGGCGCCTGCTCGCCGTCAGCGGGGGCCGGCCGGTCACGGTGGTCGGCGACCGGGGCCCGGCGGGCCTCGACGCCCTCGCCGCCTGGGACGGCACCGGGCTGGTGGCCCTGTGA
- a CDS encoding VWA domain-containing protein — translation MQATQDQTDGLEPGTGRGTGTGRGTGSDGGTGPGPVDEDTRRRRWRLLLGEAGTPDAAGVPLSDAQRAMDEALAALYDDGGRGAGAGGGERSAGLGGSAPRVARWLGDIRTYFPSTVVEVMQRDAVDRLGLRRLLLEPELLAAVQPDVGLVSTLLQLHRTMPETTRSTARHVVAQVVAEIERRIATSTRSAVTGALRGDRTHRPRPRDIDWDATIRANLAHWLPEHRTVVPHRLVGRSRAQSMVARDVVLAVDQSGSMGESVVYSAVFGAVLASMRSLRTSLVVFDTSVVDLTDQLTDPVDVLFSTQLGGGTDINRAVAYCQSLVARPADTMFVLVSDLYEGGVRDELLRRVAQMVASGVQVLVLLALSDSGAPAYDRENAAALAALGVPAFACTPDVFPDLLAVALARGDVAGWVERYEEGRALTR, via the coding sequence GTGCAGGCGACGCAGGACCAGACGGACGGCCTGGAGCCGGGCACGGGGAGGGGAACGGGCACGGGGAGGGGAACGGGCTCGGACGGGGGCACGGGCCCGGGGCCGGTCGACGAGGACACCCGGCGGCGGCGCTGGCGGCTGCTGCTCGGCGAGGCCGGCACCCCCGACGCGGCCGGTGTGCCGCTGAGCGACGCCCAGCGGGCCATGGACGAGGCGCTCGCCGCGCTCTACGACGACGGCGGGCGGGGTGCGGGTGCGGGCGGCGGCGAGCGCAGCGCGGGGCTGGGCGGCTCGGCGCCGCGGGTCGCGCGGTGGCTGGGCGACATCCGCACGTACTTCCCGTCGACGGTGGTCGAGGTGATGCAGCGTGACGCCGTCGACCGGCTGGGGCTGCGGCGCCTGCTCCTCGAGCCCGAGCTGCTGGCCGCCGTGCAGCCCGACGTCGGGCTGGTGTCCACGCTCCTGCAGCTGCACCGCACGATGCCGGAGACGACGCGAAGCACCGCGCGGCACGTGGTCGCGCAGGTCGTCGCGGAGATCGAGCGGCGCATCGCGACCTCGACCCGGTCGGCCGTCACGGGCGCGTTGCGCGGGGACCGCACGCACCGCCCGCGTCCGCGCGACATCGACTGGGACGCCACGATCCGCGCCAACCTGGCGCACTGGCTGCCCGAGCACCGCACGGTCGTCCCGCACCGGCTCGTGGGGCGCTCGCGGGCGCAGAGCATGGTCGCCCGGGACGTGGTGCTCGCCGTCGACCAGTCCGGGTCGATGGGCGAGTCGGTCGTGTACTCGGCGGTGTTCGGCGCGGTCCTGGCGTCGATGCGGTCGTTGCGCACGTCGCTGGTGGTGTTCGACACGAGCGTCGTCGACCTCACCGACCAGCTCACCGATCCCGTCGACGTGCTGTTCTCCACGCAGCTGGGCGGCGGGACGGACATCAACCGCGCGGTCGCGTACTGCCAGTCGTTGGTCGCCCGCCCGGCGGACACGATGTTCGTGCTGGTCAGCGATCTGTACGAGGGCGGGGTCCGTGACGAGCTGCTGCGCCGGGTCGCGCAGATGGTGGCCTCGGGCGTGCAGGTGCTGGTGCTGCTGGCGCTGAGCGACTCGGGGGCGCCGGCCTACGACCGCGAGAACGCGGCCGCGCTCGCGGCGCTCGGGGTGCCGGCGTTCGCGTGCACGCCCGACGTGTTCCCCGACCTGCTCGCCGTCGCCCTGGCCCGCGGCGACGTCGCGGGATGGGTCGAGCGGTACGAGGAGGGGCGCGCGCTGACCAGGTGA
- a CDS encoding DUF5682 family protein produces MTTVPARRAPADEPRVRVLGVRHHGPGSARAVAAELDAWAPTVVLVEGPADADPLLTFVGHEAMQPPVALLATTADEPRRAAWWPFAVFSPEWQALRWAAEHDVPARFVDLPAAVSLAVAHAAPTEDRAPTEDLPPAEDVAPAEDPAPTGDPASDEAPAPAWAELDAVRTDPVATLARVAGYDDPERWWEDVVEHRPDGATPFDVLTEAMQALREAADDAAAHGPLTGAAEHAALHEARREAHMRQQVRAALREGHERVAVVCGAWHAPALTGRLGPAAPDARLLTGLPRRKVTLTWTPWTASRLASASGYGAGVDSPGWYHHLFTTPDDVVARWLVQVAAVLRARDLPVSSAHVIEATRLAQMLAVVRGRPAAGLAEVTEATRAVLCEGDDALVAHVTAELVVGERMGTVPDDVPTVPLEADLRASARRLRLAFDAAPRTLDLDLRKDTDLARSRLLHRLALLQVPWAVRERSAARSTGTFRETWVLRWTPELVVALVEASTWGTGVAEAAGARVVADAQVAGLPTVTALVEATLVADLPDALDRLLPVLDERAARDGDVAHLLRALPPLVRAHRYSDVRGTRVDALAQVADALVVRACAALPGAVTGLDDDAARALREDLDAAHDAVRLRDHTDGTTLWQATLERLSGRTDVSGVLAGRATRLLLDARALDAEDAAARFGRALSRGTPARTTAAWAEGFLDGGGLLLAGDRTLLGMLDAWVAHLREEDFTDVLPLLRRTFGAMPVGERRAVGDAVRRPAAGGAAAVADDVVIDATLAAGPLATVARLLGGTVPDAAAAPAAARAGAAS; encoded by the coding sequence ATGACGACCGTCCCGGCCCGCCGCGCCCCGGCGGACGAGCCGCGCGTGCGGGTGCTCGGGGTGCGGCACCACGGGCCCGGCTCCGCGCGTGCCGTCGCAGCCGAGCTCGACGCGTGGGCGCCGACCGTCGTGCTCGTCGAGGGCCCGGCCGACGCGGACCCGCTGCTGACCTTCGTGGGGCACGAGGCCATGCAGCCGCCCGTGGCCCTCCTCGCGACGACCGCCGACGAGCCCCGGCGCGCCGCGTGGTGGCCGTTCGCCGTGTTCTCGCCCGAGTGGCAGGCGCTGCGGTGGGCCGCCGAGCACGACGTGCCCGCACGGTTCGTCGACCTGCCCGCCGCCGTCTCGCTGGCCGTGGCGCATGCTGCACCGACGGAGGACCGTGCACCGACGGAGGATCTCCCGCCGGCGGAGGACGTCGCGCCGGCGGAGGACCCCGCGCCGACGGGAGACCCCGCGTCCGACGAGGCCCCTGCGCCGGCCTGGGCCGAGCTCGACGCGGTGCGCACCGATCCCGTCGCGACGCTCGCGCGCGTCGCCGGGTACGACGACCCGGAGCGGTGGTGGGAGGACGTCGTCGAGCACCGGCCCGACGGCGCCACACCGTTCGACGTCCTGACCGAGGCGATGCAGGCGCTGCGCGAGGCCGCCGACGACGCGGCGGCGCACGGCCCGCTCACGGGTGCGGCGGAGCACGCCGCGCTGCACGAGGCCCGCCGCGAGGCGCACATGCGCCAGCAGGTGCGGGCCGCGCTGCGCGAGGGGCACGAGCGGGTCGCCGTGGTCTGCGGCGCGTGGCACGCGCCCGCGCTCACCGGCCGGCTCGGTCCGGCCGCGCCCGACGCCCGCCTCCTGACGGGCCTGCCGCGCCGCAAGGTCACGCTGACCTGGACCCCGTGGACGGCGTCGCGGCTCGCGTCCGCGTCCGGCTACGGCGCTGGCGTCGACTCCCCGGGCTGGTACCACCACCTGTTCACCACCCCGGACGACGTCGTGGCCCGTTGGCTCGTGCAGGTCGCGGCCGTGCTGCGCGCCCGCGACCTGCCCGTGTCGTCGGCGCACGTCATCGAGGCGACCCGGCTGGCCCAGATGCTCGCGGTGGTGCGCGGCCGGCCCGCGGCCGGGCTCGCCGAGGTCACCGAGGCCACCCGCGCCGTGCTCTGCGAGGGCGACGACGCGCTGGTCGCGCACGTGACCGCCGAGCTCGTCGTCGGCGAGCGCATGGGCACCGTGCCGGACGACGTGCCGACCGTGCCGCTCGAGGCCGACCTGCGCGCGAGCGCGCGGCGGCTGCGGCTCGCGTTCGACGCGGCGCCGCGCACCCTGGACCTCGACCTGCGCAAGGACACCGACCTCGCACGCTCGCGCCTGCTGCACCGGCTGGCGCTGCTGCAGGTGCCGTGGGCGGTGCGGGAGCGGTCGGCGGCCCGGAGCACGGGCACGTTCCGGGAAACGTGGGTGCTGCGCTGGACCCCCGAGCTGGTGGTCGCGCTCGTCGAGGCGTCCACGTGGGGCACGGGAGTGGCCGAGGCCGCCGGCGCCCGGGTCGTCGCCGACGCCCAGGTCGCAGGTCTGCCGACGGTCACCGCGCTCGTCGAGGCGACGCTCGTCGCGGACCTGCCCGACGCCCTCGACCGCCTGCTGCCCGTGCTCGACGAGCGGGCCGCGCGGGACGGCGACGTCGCGCACCTGCTGCGCGCGCTGCCCCCGCTGGTGCGCGCGCACCGGTACTCCGACGTGCGCGGCACGCGCGTCGACGCGCTCGCGCAGGTCGCGGACGCGCTCGTGGTGCGCGCCTGCGCCGCGCTGCCCGGTGCCGTGACGGGCCTGGACGACGACGCCGCGCGGGCCCTGCGAGAGGACCTCGACGCGGCGCACGACGCCGTGCGGCTGCGCGACCACACCGACGGCACGACCCTGTGGCAGGCCACGCTCGAGCGGCTCTCGGGGCGCACCGACGTCTCCGGGGTGCTCGCCGGCCGGGCGACCCGGCTGCTGCTCGACGCGCGGGCGCTGGACGCCGAGGACGCCGCGGCACGGTTCGGGCGGGCCCTCTCGCGCGGGACGCCGGCGCGCACGACGGCGGCCTGGGCGGAGGGCTTCCTCGACGGCGGAGGTCTGCTCCTGGCGGGGGACCGGACGCTGCTGGGCATGCTCGACGCGTGGGTGGCGCACCTGCGCGAGGAGGACTTCACCGACGTGCTGCCGCTGCTGCGCCGCACCTTCGGGGCCATGCCGGTGGGGGAGCGGCGGGCCGTGGGCGACGCGGTGCGCCGTCCGGCGGCGGGGGGTGCGGCGGCCGTCGCGGACGACGTCGTCATCGACGCGACGCTCGCCGCGGGGCCGCTCGCGACGGTCGCGCGGCTGCTCGGCGGGACGGTCCCGGACGCGGCGGCGGCCCCGGCGGCAGCGAGGGCGGGGGCGGCGTCATGA
- a CDS encoding DUF5691 domain-containing protein gives MSARDDLVTAGLLGLRRHPVSTDGMPGVVGDVVRSLPAADPAAALLDALAVGVVARRAASVPPRPAAFAAAAPPEDGRVAGPAATARLTALLARTDTRGRALLTAWLAAAAERGVVAPAVVLPGLLDLVAAAKGTVADVVPVLGARGRWLAAAHPGWSDALARRTARQAAAEPGPDEARGAIIDPAFARRPAPERAAQVAALHAALVQGGAGPDDEELLVRALTDRAASVRHAAARALVDLPGSAFARQCEDRALALVRSERRALRQVLVVDLPEPDDASPLLGPGTTGGRRAALLEALVAATPPHRWEEHLGAAPAQLVGRTVDGDRDRELHAGWRAAAVRTGDARWAAALVARHGADPALLRVLPLAGQVEAVVARLHVRRSARAMSSTDVEELWDVLPTPWPDAVVDAALHWLLTGPPLPSFWHTGVGDRLAVALSPDPTTEARVRAAAVRTTDRTTTATLQDVADALLVRRQMLEELA, from the coding sequence GTGAGCGCCCGCGACGACCTCGTCACCGCCGGGCTGCTCGGGCTGCGCCGGCACCCCGTCAGCACGGACGGGATGCCCGGCGTCGTCGGTGACGTGGTCCGCTCCCTGCCCGCGGCCGACCCCGCCGCGGCGCTGCTCGACGCGCTCGCGGTCGGCGTCGTCGCGCGCCGGGCCGCGTCCGTGCCGCCCCGGCCCGCAGCCTTCGCCGCCGCGGCTCCGCCCGAGGACGGCCGCGTGGCCGGCCCGGCCGCCACGGCACGCCTCACCGCGCTGCTCGCCCGGACCGACACCCGCGGCCGCGCCCTGCTGACCGCGTGGCTCGCCGCCGCGGCGGAGCGGGGTGTCGTCGCGCCCGCGGTGGTCCTGCCCGGGCTGCTCGACCTCGTCGCGGCCGCGAAGGGTACGGTCGCGGACGTCGTGCCTGTGCTCGGTGCACGCGGGCGCTGGCTCGCGGCGGCGCACCCCGGGTGGTCGGACGCGCTCGCCCGGCGCACCGCCCGGCAGGCCGCCGCGGAGCCGGGGCCGGACGAGGCCCGCGGGGCGATCATCGACCCCGCGTTCGCCCGGCGCCCCGCCCCCGAGCGTGCCGCGCAGGTCGCCGCCCTGCATGCCGCGCTCGTGCAGGGCGGCGCCGGCCCCGACGACGAGGAGCTGCTCGTGCGGGCGCTGACGGACCGCGCCGCGAGCGTGCGGCACGCCGCGGCACGCGCGCTGGTCGACCTTCCGGGGTCGGCGTTCGCCCGGCAGTGCGAGGACCGTGCGCTGGCCCTGGTGCGCAGCGAACGCCGCGCCCTGCGCCAGGTGCTCGTCGTCGACCTGCCCGAGCCCGACGACGCCTCGCCGCTCCTCGGACCCGGCACCACGGGCGGGCGGCGTGCCGCCCTGCTGGAGGCGCTCGTCGCCGCGACCCCGCCGCACCGGTGGGAGGAGCACCTCGGTGCCGCACCGGCCCAGCTGGTCGGCCGGACGGTCGACGGCGACCGGGACCGCGAGCTGCACGCCGGCTGGCGCGCCGCGGCCGTGCGCACCGGCGACGCCCGGTGGGCCGCCGCGCTCGTGGCCCGGCACGGCGCCGACCCCGCGCTGCTGCGGGTGCTGCCCCTCGCCGGGCAGGTCGAGGCGGTCGTCGCCCGGCTGCACGTGCGGCGTTCGGCCCGGGCCATGTCCAGCACGGACGTCGAGGAGCTGTGGGACGTGCTGCCCACGCCCTGGCCCGACGCCGTGGTGGACGCCGCGCTGCACTGGTTGCTCACCGGGCCGCCGCTGCCGTCGTTCTGGCACACCGGCGTCGGTGACCGGCTCGCGGTCGCCCTGAGCCCCGACCCGACCACCGAGGCACGCGTGCGAGCCGCCGCGGTGCGCACCACCGACCGCACCACGACCGCCACCCTGCAGGACGTCGCCGACGCCCTGCTCGTCCGCCGACAGATGCTCGAGGAGCTGGCATGA
- a CDS encoding ABC transporter ATP-binding protein yields the protein MIEARGLTKRYGSTTAVDGMTFTVRPGAVTGFLGPNGAGKSTTMRMIVGLDRPTAGSVAVNGRPYAQHRAPLHEVGALLDAKGVHTGRTAYAHLRALAATHGIARSRVDDVITMTGLDSVARRRVGGFSLGMGQRLGIAAAMLGDPQTLVLDEPVNGLDPEGVLWVRTFVRALAAEGRTVLLSSHLMSEMALTADHVIVVGRGRVIADAPVSELVAQAKGGGLVRVRTPQTGTFEEALRRAGAQVTQVEHDLLEVVGVTAAQIGEQAAAQGVVLHELAPVRGSLEDAYLALTADEVEYRTSPAPAPAGAVTSDGSVR from the coding sequence ATGATCGAGGCCCGAGGACTGACCAAGAGGTACGGCAGCACGACCGCCGTCGACGGCATGACGTTCACCGTGCGCCCGGGGGCCGTGACCGGCTTCCTGGGCCCCAACGGCGCCGGCAAGTCCACGACGATGCGCATGATCGTCGGCCTGGACCGGCCCACCGCCGGCTCCGTGGCCGTCAACGGCCGCCCGTACGCCCAGCACCGCGCGCCCCTGCACGAGGTCGGCGCGCTGCTCGACGCGAAGGGCGTGCACACCGGCCGCACGGCGTACGCGCACCTGCGGGCCCTGGCCGCGACGCACGGCATCGCCCGCAGCCGCGTCGACGACGTCATCACCATGACCGGGCTCGACAGCGTCGCCCGTCGCCGCGTCGGCGGGTTCTCCCTCGGCATGGGCCAGCGCCTGGGCATCGCCGCCGCGATGCTCGGCGACCCGCAGACGCTCGTGCTGGACGAGCCCGTCAACGGCCTCGACCCGGAGGGCGTGCTGTGGGTGCGCACGTTCGTGCGCGCGCTCGCCGCCGAGGGCCGCACGGTGCTGCTGTCCTCCCACCTGATGAGCGAGATGGCGCTGACCGCCGACCACGTCATCGTCGTGGGCCGCGGCCGCGTGATCGCCGACGCCCCCGTCAGCGAGCTCGTCGCGCAGGCCAAGGGCGGTGGACTCGTGCGCGTGCGGACCCCGCAGACCGGCACCTTCGAGGAGGCCCTGCGGCGCGCGGGTGCGCAGGTCACCCAGGTCGAGCACGACCTGCTCGAGGTGGTCGGCGTGACCGCCGCGCAGATCGGCGAGCAGGCCGCCGCGCAGGGCGTCGTCCTGCACGAGCTGGCACCGGTGCGCGGCTCCCTGGAGGACGCGTACCTGGCGCTGACGGCCGACGAGGTCGAGTACCGCACCAGCCCCGCGCCCGCCCCCGCGGGCGCCGTCACGTCCGACGGGAGCGTCCGATGA
- a CDS encoding AAA family ATPase translates to MTDVETLLRPHAEQAFAHELAALDAADDRPRPPAWRLSPWAVVTYLLGGTLPDGTVVTPKYVGPRRVVEVAVATLATDRALLLLGVPGTAKTWVSEHLAAAVSGSSTLVVQGTSGTSEDAIRYGWNYARLLAEGPSERALVPSPVMTAMRTASIARIEELTRIPSDVQDALITVLSEKSLPVPELGTEVQAAKGFNVIATANDRDRGVNELSSALRRRFNTVVLPLPATHEEEVAIVTRRVEQLGVALELPPVPAAADEIRRVVTVFRELRSGRTVDGRQALKTPSGTLSTAEAISVVAHGIALAAHFGDGVLRPSDVAAGILGSVVKDPVADTAVWVEYLESVVRERDGWLDFYGACREVTG, encoded by the coding sequence ATGACCGACGTCGAGACCCTGCTGCGACCCCACGCCGAGCAGGCGTTCGCGCACGAGCTGGCCGCGCTCGACGCCGCCGACGACCGGCCCCGCCCGCCCGCGTGGCGGCTGTCGCCCTGGGCGGTCGTCACCTACCTGCTCGGCGGCACGCTGCCCGACGGCACGGTCGTCACCCCCAAGTACGTCGGGCCGCGCCGCGTCGTCGAGGTCGCCGTCGCGACCCTCGCCACGGACCGCGCGCTGCTGCTGCTGGGCGTGCCCGGCACGGCCAAGACGTGGGTCAGCGAGCACCTGGCGGCGGCGGTCTCGGGCAGCTCGACCCTCGTCGTGCAGGGCACGTCGGGCACCTCGGAGGATGCGATCCGCTACGGCTGGAACTACGCGCGGCTGCTCGCCGAGGGGCCGAGCGAGCGCGCGCTCGTGCCGTCACCGGTGATGACTGCGATGCGGACCGCGTCGATCGCGCGGATCGAGGAGCTCACGCGCATCCCCTCGGACGTGCAGGACGCGCTCATCACGGTGCTGTCGGAGAAGTCCCTGCCGGTGCCCGAGCTGGGCACCGAGGTGCAGGCCGCCAAGGGCTTCAACGTCATCGCGACCGCCAACGACCGCGACCGCGGCGTCAACGAGCTGTCGTCCGCGCTGCGACGCCGGTTCAACACGGTCGTGCTGCCGCTGCCCGCGACGCACGAGGAGGAGGTCGCGATCGTGACCCGCCGCGTCGAGCAGCTCGGGGTGGCGCTGGAGCTGCCGCCCGTGCCGGCCGCCGCCGACGAGATCCGCCGCGTGGTCACGGTGTTCCGCGAGCTGCGCTCCGGGCGCACGGTCGACGGCCGGCAGGCGCTGAAGACCCCGTCGGGGACGCTGTCGACCGCCGAGGCGATCTCCGTCGTCGCGCACGGCATCGCCCTGGCCGCGCACTTCGGCGACGGCGTCCTGCGCCCTTCGGACGTCGCCGCCGGGATCCTCGGCTCGGTCGTCAAGGACCCCGTCGCCGACACCGCGGTGTGGGTGGAGTACCTCGAGTCCGTGGTGCGCGAGCGCGACGGGTGGCTGGACTTCTACGGCGCGTGCCGCGAGGTCACCGGATGA